The Microtus ochrogaster isolate Prairie Vole_2 unplaced genomic scaffold, MicOch1.0 UNK90, whole genome shotgun sequence genome contains a region encoding:
- the Nanos3 gene encoding nanos homolog 3, translating to MGTFNLWTDYLGLASLVGALHEEEEPDVRLEPKPEPKPSPEGQKASKESSAAPERLCSFCKHNGESRAIYQSHVLKDEAGRVLCPILRDYVCPQCGATQEHAHTRRFCPLTGQGYTSVYCYTTRNSAGKKLTRPDKAKSQDAGHRPGGETAAGSKSGRKPSGPSPSA from the exons ATGGGGACTTTCAATCTGTGGACAGATTATCTGGGCCTAGCAAGCCTGGTTGGCGCTCTGCATGAGGAAGAAGAGCCTGATGTCAGGCTGGAGCCCAAGCCAGAGCCCAAGCCAAGCCCAGAAGGCCAGAAGGCCAGCAAGGAATCCTCAGCAGCTCCTGAACGCCTGTGCTCCTTCTGCAAGCACAATGGCGAGTCCCGTGCCATCTACCAATCCCACGTCCTGAAGGATGAGGCCGGCCGGGTGCTGTGTCCCATCTTGAGGGATTATGTGTGTCCCCAGTGTGGGGCCACTCAGGAGCATGCCCACACTCGACGCTTCTGCCCACTCACCGGCCAGGGCTACACTTCTGTCTACTGCTACACCACCCGGAATTCTGCAGGCAAAAAGCTGACTCGGCCTGACAAGGCAAAATCACAGGATGCTGGCCACCGCCCTggaggagaaacagcagcag GTTCCAAAAGTGGCAGGAAGCCCTCTGGACCTTCACCCTCGGCCTGA
- the CUNH19orf57 gene encoding uncharacterized protein C19orf57 homolog has product MYKKKKKQRDSGDSLPSSKPSKNPRLKDPQGSPQSSMLMQSHHSRESEDSPEPAASVEPSGEESQPTASSCLVEDTKAAYDLLESPEELAPLPPSQNSGGRFVPQFAKPKKTTRRKAKAWEEVPESYTRSQETQPELGPLQAGSQPKEDSLRFPFHDAQRPEDQTWADGACPEERTISPDAGSLGNNDFEMQRARVQDSTSQERHLSDGDAKGREADGRAPQEGGAQGGEPQEGGILYLSAPAPASDPTVPVPTHILSSTEAAPSCSSPADASLTDNVITAVSLDPSVLQQRAPEVAGLPGSPDGQTPGGDCTGTLLGYTPLAEETTAGREEVRLEEGSPGDILASLTETEVLEKEEPMVDAGDPGHIEQEMGPAVKTKDPDSNGQLPGGIGMLPLQAQPMNQKVVESSSLNCHQDFEGLSLSRHTSSQLEHSYAASDPPQRKACHSSPGIPIDLAGQQPSVPSSRDQAAWQESSAMELDFLPDSQIQDALDVPNVEALPEQGSPAGNVPGLGWPVSSPDAIGGSPKVVTKAHPRPAAGTWAQEACRMQDATDTVRGLVVELSSLNRLIMSTHRELEAFKRRKAKPLPYLTKGLGSLARGDQGWRDL; this is encoded by the exons ATgtataagaagaagaagaagcaacgGGACTCAG GGGACAGCCTCCCTTCCTCAAAACCGTCTAAGAACCCACGGCTGAAAGACCCCCAGGGAAGCCCCCAGAGCTCCATGCTGATGCAGTCACACCATTCCAGAGAGTCGGAAGACAGCCCAGAACCTGCTGCCTCTGTAGAGCCAAGTGGGGAGGAATCACAACCCACAGCTTCCAG CTGCCTTGTGGAGGACACAAAAGCTGCCTATGACCTCCTAGAGTCACCGGAAGAGCTGGCccccctgcctccttcccag AACTCAGGTGGGAGGTTTGTCCCCCAGTTTGCCAAACCAAAGAagacaacaagaagaaaagcCAAGGCGTGGGAAGAGGTTCCAGAGAGCTACACCAGAAGCCAG GAAACACAGCCAGAGCTGGGTCCCCTCCAGGCAGGAAGCCAGCCAAAGGAGGACTCCCTGAGGTTCCCTTTCCACgatgcccagaggccagaagaccagaCATGGGCAGATGGTGCCTGCCCAGAGGAGAGGACCATCTCACCAGATGCTGGAAGCCTAGGGAACAATGACTTTGAGATGCAGAGGGCCAGGGTTCAAGACAGTACTAGCCAGGAAAGGCACCTGTCAGATGGTGATGccaaagggagagaggcagatggcAGAGCCCCACAGGAAGGAGGTGCCCAAGGAGGGGAACCCCAGGAAGGAGGCATCCTCTACCTTTcagcaccagctcctgcctcagacccCACTGTACCTGTCCCCACGCACATACTCAGCAGCACAGAAGCAGCACCAAGCTGCAGCAGCCCAGCAGATGCCTCTCTTACGGACAATGTCATCACAGCTGTGAGCTTAGATCCCTCTGTGCTGCAACAGAGGGCTCCAGAGGTGGCTGGGCTGCCAGGCTCTCCAGATGGACAGACCCCTGGTGGAGACTGCACTGGGACTCTGCTGGGCTACACACCTCTTGCTGAGGAGAccacagcaggcagagaggaggtcAGGCTGGAAGAGGGGTCCCCTGGTGACATCCTGGCAAGCCTCACTGAGACTGAAGTTCTTGAGAAAGAAGAGCCCATGGTAGATGCTGGAGATCCAGGCCATATAGAACAGGAAATGGGTCCTGCCGTCAAGACCAAGGACCCTGACTCTAATGGACAGTTGCCAGGAGGGATAGGAATGCTGCCTTTACAGGCCCAGCCCATGAACCAAAAGGTAGTGGAGTCAAGCAGCCTAAACTGTCATCAAGACTTTGAGGGCCTCAGCTTGTCCCGTCATACCTCCTCTCAGCTAGAGCATAGCTATGCAGCTAGTGACCCTCCCCAGAGGAAGGCCTGTCATAGCAGTCCAGGAATTCCCATAGACCTGGCAGGACAGCAGCCATCAGTTCCCAGTTCTAGAGATCAGGCTGCATGGCAGGAGTCCTCAGCAATGGAACTAGACTTCCTGCCCGACAGCCAGATACAAGATGCCCTGGATGTCCCCAATGTGGAGGCCCTACCTGAGCAG GGTTCTCCTGCAGGGAATGTGCCAGGCCTTGGCTGGCCTGTCTCTAGCCCAGATGCCATCGGAGGATCCCCAAAGGTAGTGACCAAAGCTCATCCCAG ACCAGCTGCGGGGACCTGGGCCCAAGAGGCCTGCAGGATGCAAGATGCCACAGACACAGTGCGTGGCCTCGTGGTGGAGCTCTCCAGTCTCAA CCGGCTGATTATGAGTACCCACCGGGAACTGGAGGCCTTCAAGCGCAGGAAAGCCAAGCCTCTGCCTTACCTGACAAAGGGGTTGGGGAGCCTTGCTAGAGGggatcagggctggagagacctGTAG